The sequence AAGGCCCAGGCCTGACCCAAGGcagcccacctcccctccccccaaggtGGTCCaaaccaacccccccctccccacctaggCTTTGGCCCTTCCCCTAATGCCCCAGCACACCCCCAGGCCTCagtcatccccctccccccagccccggcccttccccagccccactccccaggccccggcccttccccagcccccctccccggcCCTTCCCCAGCCCCCCGCCCTTCCCGGGCTCCCTGGGCCCCGGCCCTTCCCGGGccccccagccctccctcccccggggccCCGGATGCTGCATGATTGGTTCTTACTTGGTGTTGGTCAGTGGAGGGTTTTCCATCCTTGTTGCCGGGCCGGTGAACTCAGTGTGCCGTTTATCTTTCCATTTCTCCCCCTTGTTTCTCAGTTTCCCCTGGTCATTATATCGGTGAATGGCTCCCAGCGAGGATACGGCACCATCTGCCCCGTCGCCAGGGACCTGCCCACTGTTATCCTGCACCACAGCATTTTGGGATTGAGCCCTTTCTGCCGGTGCTTTCCGGGGCAGCGTGGTCTCACCAGTGACCAACTGAAGACTCTTCGGCCTTTTCAGCGGAAAAGTTTCCTGTTTATTTTTGCTGTGCTGTTGCAGGGTTTTCTCGGTTTCACTGTTATTGACTGAATTCCTGTCCGGTTGTTTGTCCCACTCCACACTCTGAACTAACTTTGTCCCACTCGCCCTCTCTGGGGAAGCGGCAGCCTCTGCCCTTTCATCTCCCAAAGGCCGTTGATTGCCCTGTTGCCCCTTGACCTCTCCCTTGGTCTTGGCACTGGCTGTCTGTGCCATCTTTTCCACAATCTCGAGTGTTTTAACTGGCTGGTCAAACGCAGGGATCGGTGAGGGTCCGTCCTGAGGGCTCGGTGATACCAGTTGTCTCTGGAACTTGTCATGTTCTAAACCGCGCATTCGCCGATTCTCTCGTTTCTCCCGATATGAGCTTGACCTCTCCGTGCCCTCTGGCAGGGGTTTCTGGGGTGAGATGAGATTTCCCTGGGGCGCCGGTGACTCTCCCAGGTCAACACTCTCCGTTGATGCTGGCAGTTCCTGGGGGGATTCGATCTCTTTGACCACCTTAGAGTCCTGGTCAGCTGCGGACTGGGATTGGACAGAATCTTGTTCCCGTTCCTGGGCCTGCATCTCACGTTCCCTCCGAGCAGCTTCTTCCTGGGCCCTCTGCTGCTCCTCACGTAGTGAATGGGCTCTGCAACCAAAGAAACATTGGAGAGGGTGTCTGGATGGTGCAGTGGGTAAAAGCAAGAACACACAtacatttctatagtgcctttcacaaccagacctggagtattgtggagagagaaacagagttacattTCGATCTGTgcgacttcttcagagctaaagggcTGGTTATTTAGgacagaggaggaatttcttcactcagagggttgtgaatctttggaattctctgtgtcAGAGGGCAGGGGTCGCTCAGTCACTGAGCAAGTTCAGGACTGGGATCGATAAATTTTGATCTATTAAAAACatcgagggatacggggataCTGCGGGAAAACGGTGTAGAAGTAGAAAGTCAGTTACACTGCGAAAGGACTGAAGGCCTACTCCAGATCCCGTGTGCTCACGAAGCCAgtgcaggtggaggtggtgaccAATAAGCTTGGGAGCCGATTGAAGATTGACAGCAGCTAGGATTCCGCAGTAAACCAAAGCCCCAAGCCGGAGAACGGAAAGGGGCAGAAGAAACAGTGGGGAGGTGGTGAGAGTCACCCAGGAAATGGATTCGGACAGAGTGAAGGAGTCAAGACAGCTGAAGCTGCGCCCATGGAGATGGctgaagagagggagagcgcACAGCAAGCCACTGGGAATGGAAATGCAGCTGGAACTGAAAGCGTCGGAAGCACCAGGGAGAATCTGTGGAGACATTtccctccggggggggggggggggggggttggaaacACTTCTTCACAGAGAGGGCAGTGGAAATCTGGGACATTCTCCTCCCTAAAGGCTGCCCAGGCTGGAGGTAAGTTGACAATTTCAAACGGAAGTTAATAGATTTCCTTCGGCTCGGGAAGATTTTAAAGGGATATGTCGCCAAGAAAAGTAAAGGGATTTTAAGGTACAGGTCAGTCACAATCTAGCCAAACGGTAGACAGAaactgaaggggctgaatggcctcctgctgttcccctgagactgagggggggggcCGGGGATCAGCTCACAACAAGGGGTGTTTTGTTTTCAGTTCATGGGGCAGTGTTAGCCCCCGGGCCGGGCAGCTCAGACAGCAGGTTCCCAACCACTGCAACCGGAATAACTGCAGTGCGTGCTTTAATAACATTTACCTTTTCCGTGCCAGATAACCACGACTGGCAGCCTGGCACAGGGTGATGGCACGGATCTGCTTCTTATAGGCTTGTCTTTGCACATAACCCCTCCACGCTAATTGGATCACACTAGCAGCGCTGTGTCTTTGCAAGGCCAACCTCACCAAATAGGAGCGACAGTaagcctggagagagagagatcagtcagcagtgacccttaccctgaataaacagcgactctgtacagttacacagtgagtgatccttatcctgctgaataaacagcgactctgtacagttacacagtgagtgatccttaccctgctgaataaacagtgactctgtacagttacacagtgagtgatccttaccctgaataaacagtgtctctgtacagttacacagtgagtgatccttaccctgaataaacagtgactctgtacagttacacagtgagtgatccttaccctgctgaataaacagggactgtacagttacagtgagtgatccttaccctgctgaataaacagtgactctgtacagttacacagtgagtgatccttaccctgaataaacagtgactctgtacagttacacagtgagtgatccttaccctgaataaacagtgtctctgtacagttacacagtgagtgatccttaccctgctgaataaacagtgactctgtacagttacacagtgagtgatccttacccagaataaacagtgactctgtacagttacacagtgagtgatccttacccagaataaacagtgactctgtacagttacacagtgagtgatccttacccagaataaacagtgactctgtacagttacacagtgagtgatccttaccctgaataaacagtgactctgtacagttacacagtgagtgatccttaccctgaataaacagtgactctgtacagttacacagtgagtgatccttaccctgaataaacagtgactctgtacagttacacagtgagtgatccttacccagaataaacagtgactctgtacagttacacagtgagtgatccttacccagaataaacagtgactctgtacagttacacagtgagtgatccttaccctgaataaacagtgactctgtacagttacacgttgacatttacacagtaactGTCATGAGGCTGCAGTGACTGGGGGTGTGGGACTGTTGTTACGCAGACTTCGACTTGTTATGAAATAGAGATATAACTAAGTGATATTTGTATTTTGTGGGTGTTAGGAATAGGAATTtatatttctgtgtctgtgtgttaagGGGTGACCTTTATCAGGTGCCTGcaattttaatgaggttttacgcCCTTAGAAGTAGTTTAGAGAGAGCTGAACAACAAAACAGAGAAAATAACTGCTGCTGAGCAAGAGGGGCCCCGAGGGCACGACCTATCGAGACGGGAGCAGGCACGACCTAGTGAGACGGGAGCGGGCACGACCTATCGAGACGGGAGCGGGCACGACCTATCGAGACGGGAGCAGGCACGACCTATCGAGACGGGAGCGGGCACGACCTAGTGAGACGGGAGCGGGCACGACCTAGTGAGACGGGAGCGGGCACGACCAAGCAAGACGGGAGCAGGCACGACCTAGTGAGATGGGAGCAGGCACGACCTATCGAGACGGGAGCGGGCACGACCAAGCGAGACGGGAGCAGGCACGACCTAGTGAGACGGGAGCAGGCACGACCTAGCGAGACGGGAGCAGGCACGACCTAGTGAGACGGGAGCGGGCACGACCAAGCAAGACGGGAGCAGGCACGACCTATCGAGACGGGAGCGGGCACGACCAAGCGAGACGGGAGCAGGCACGACCTATCGAGACGGGAGCAGGCACGACCTAGTGAGACGGGAGCGGGCACGACCAAGCGAGACGGGAGCAGGCACGACCTAGTGAGACGGGAGCGGGCACGACCTATCGAGACGGGAGCAGGCACGACCTAGTGAGACGGGAGCGGGCACGACCTATCGAGACAGGAGCAGGCACGACCTATCGAGACGGGAGCAGGCACGACCTAGCAAGACGGGAGCAGGCACGACCTAGCAAGACGGGAGCAGGCACGACCTATCGAGACGGGAGCAGGCACGACCTATCGAGACGGAGCGGGCATGACCTAGTGAGACGGGAGCAGGCACGACCTATCGAGACGGAGCAAGCAGAATGTGAAACGGGACAGACAGCAAGTCCCAAACTAAAGAAGAAAGTTGCAAAGACCAGAAACGGACAAGGGAAAGCCCCAAGATGACAGCCAAGTCTAGAAACAAGGTCAGGGATTGTCAACAGATCCGTGTCAGTGAAAttgagagtgaggaggagaggaaCGTTCCAAGTTTAAAGTGAAGCAAACAAAGTAAAATAGGTCTTGTGAAAAGCCAGAAATCTGTAACTCTTTACTCTGGGCCTGGGAAGCAGTGGTGTTTTGTTAGACCGGCTGAATATCTGAGAGGGAGTGTAGAAGGTGAAACTTGCAGTGCATATGGTGATCCAGGGGAGAGAAACATCAAAAGGAGAGATCAAAAccttggaggtggatccttgtggAAGGCGTCTGAGGGAAAGATTCCAAAGCGAGTACTCCAAAGGCTgagattggaaaccctcatgtGAAAGAGAGTTCCAGTGAGGCCAATTGGCTCACAGTGTTACAAGTGTCTGTGGGAAGTTGATGAAATTCAATAGCCTGTTTGGGGTAGAATCCATCACTTAGTGTCTAACCACAGGCCACGTACTGGTTTACTGGACTGCGTATTTACTGTGAACATTAGCGAGTACAAGATGGATTTTGTAATTTGCATTCTTTACGAATTCCTTACGAATCTGTACATATCTGGAAAGGTGTAGTTATTCTGCACTGTACCATtctatggtcatgatgtggagatgccggcgttggactggggtaaacacattctATGGTCGCAGTGCAACATCGTTCACCCTTTCTTGTTTAGTAACCCTCCAGCCGCCTCCCAGTAACCGTTATTTGGGTTTCACACACCTGAATGGTGATTGCAGCTTGTCTCATCTTCAGGAACCTCCTCCTTTCCAGGATTCCCCGGAACCAGGTCTGCAGGAGCAGGATTTTCCGCATCACTTCCTTGTGCAAAACATCCTGAAGTTTCTGACGTTCTGTTTCCTTCATAAAAACCTGGGTGGGGTTGGAGTGGACAGACAATGATACCCAGCCCAGCAACTTCAACACATCATCAAGAATGATCCTTGTTTAATGGGCATCGGCAGAACCTGACCCAGTTCAATGAAAAAGGTTGGCTGATAATTTACTCCACTggcgacgcacagtggcagccgtgtgtagtctccacaagatgcactgcaggaactcaccaaggctccttaggcagcaccttctaacccatgaccacaaccatctagaaggacaagtgtagcagatacctgagaacaccaccacctggaggttccccttcaagtctctcagcatccagacttggaaatatatcaccgttccttcactgtcgctgggtcaaaactctggaactctctccctaacggcacagtggttagcactgctgcctcacagcgccagggaccagggttcaattcacagcttggatcactgtctgtgttgagtttgcacattccccccatgtctgcgtgggtttcctccaggtgctccggttttctcccacagtccgaaagacgtgctggttaggtgcattggccatgctaaattctccctcagtgtacccgaacaggtgctggagtgtggtgactaggggatttttcacagtaacttcattgcagtgttaatgtaagcctacttgtgtcactaattaataaactttaaatctaacagcacagtgggtgtacctacaccacagagactgcGGCGGTtctagaggcagctcaccactaccttctcaaggggcaattagggttggggagtcaatgttggcccagccagcgatgctcacatcctgtaaTTAAAGTGAGCTCACTGTTAAATAATCAGGAGTGGTTCTTGCTGATTTATTCCTTCCAGATCCTCTATGATCTTAATGAGCCACTGGGACAAATCCCTGGATATTTCTGACCTCGGAATAATCTGAAAGCTGAACTTTGGGCCAGTCTCCTCGGTTTGCCTCAACTACAGACGATGAATTTCAGTAAACTCTTGgggttgtatttttttttaaacaggattCCAATCATTTTTCTGTAATGTGATGAATGGGGATCCAGCTGATTTGCTGAGGGAATTTTAAAGCTCCTCTACCATTCCTAACCACTAGATGGAGCAGTCTCAGTGAGGACCCCAAAATGTCAGCAGCACCCAACGACCGTGTCAATCGTGGCCAGAACCGGCCGGTGCCCAATCGTGGGCAGAACCGGCCGGTGCCAATCGTGGGCAGAACCGGCCGGTGCCAATCGTGGGCAGAACCGGCCGGTGCCAATCGTGGGCAGAACCGGCCGGTGCCAATCGTGGGCAGAACCGGCCAGTGCCAATCGTGGGCAGAACCGGCCGGTGCCAATCGTGGGCAGAACCGGCCAGTGCCAATCGTGGGCAGAACCGGCCAGTGCCAATCGTGGCCAGAACCTGGGAAGGGACAAGACTGAGATTAGTTGTCACGCTGCATCTCACTGCTGGCGCCTGCTCTGGAATGTTCCTCAATACACTGCCAGTTGAGGCCTGGTTAGTAGATCGCTACCTTGGTTTTCCCAATCTGACAGTTGTTCCTGTCTAACTCCAGCCTGTTGAACAAGACGTCAATCAGTTTCTGCACTGGTTCACCATTCCGAGGGAGCAAGACTCGGAAGTGATCCACGAATTCCTGCAACACAAAAGATCCAGAAGTGACTGGCTGAGGTAAACATCACATTGCACTGTGACtaaagactctctctctctctctctctgtgggacaTTAGCGGGTCCGAACTGGTCTCCCTAGTTCTGTTAACTTGAGTTCCTTCAGAATTCTGTTGTGTGTGTCGAGCCTCGTTCACCTGTCACCTCTTTGCTCGCTGATCTATTTTAATCCCTGGTTAAGCAACATCTTAATTAAAAAATCCTCATCTTCAAACCGCTCCACAACATTGCCCTTCCGCCCTCTGTAAATTCCTCTGATTCCGGCACCTCCAGCATCACCGATTCGAATCACTCCACCAAAGGCAGTCGTGCCTTCAGGTGCCTGGCCTCCGAATTCCCTCCCGACACCTCCCTTTTATAAGACACTCCTCAGATTAGATCTTCTTGACGAAGGCTCTGGTCACCAATCCGAATATCTGCTCATGTGGCTCAATGTGAAACTTTGTTCTGTAACTAATGCATTGGAATATCTGACTATGTGAATGGCGCTAccaaaatgcaagttgttattgtctCGAGTCACTCACTGAGCTACAGATTCCAGTGCAACAGAGGCACCTGGGACTGCATGGACAGTCTAAACCCCTCACTCGCCGCGTCcctgtgcccccccctcccttaccCATCATACCTTGAAGGTGTACTTGGCGCTGTAGCCAGACCGGCGGATACGGACCGTCTCCAACATCCCTGTATACTTCAGCTGCTGCAGAACCAGCTCATCATCAAAACACAACTCCatctgagagagacacacacatggtCACCAGGCGGGTCGCAcacgcacgctcacacacacacagataaccagATGTGCCTGTGGCATGACTGAGTAACACAGCCATGAAGAAAATTTCAGTAAAACAGGCCGGTGCCATGTTCTCATTGGCTAGAGAGGTTCCTCACTGGCACCCAGAGACTGGGTCAAATTAAAACCAGTTTCAAATCACCAACAAAACCATTCAAGATTCTCTCCTCCTGcataacgctggggtacagtactggtggggatgggtctgtcactgtgtaacactggggtacagtactggtggggatgggtctgtcactgtataacgctggggtacagtactggtggggatgggtctgtcactgtataacagtggggtacagtactggtggggacgggtctgtcactgtataacactggggtacagtactggtggggatgggtctgtcactgtgtaacactggggtacagtactggtggggatgggtctgtcactgtgtaacactggggtacagtactggtggggacgggtctgtcactgcaccCCAGCAATGTGGGCCACCTACCAGATGCACTGCAATAACTCACTGAGGCTCCTTTAgccgcaccttccaaacttgctgCCTCTGATACAGGCACGGCTTCTGGAACTGTCTTTTGGTATGAATCCATTTATGTTGCAAAATCCCAGAGTGAAAATCTATgagcctcgggggggggggggggggggggaaacggggttggggggggggggggggcggcacggggttgggggggcagcagTCAATCCCCAAAGATCCGCCCTTCAGGCCACTCCCACTGGGAGAAATAACATTGAGGATTCTGAGGGCCCATCGCTCTGAGCTTTCAGTCTGAGAACCTGCGACTCTGAATGTTTGTGACACAGTCCCACTCGCAGTAACAACCTCTCGCTTGGGAAGCCCGactctaggacaagggcagcagatacctgggagcaccagCATCTGGAGATccccctccaagtcgctcaccatcctgacttggaaagtatCGCCatgccttcactgtcactgtccctccctaacagcactgtgggtatacctacaccacagggacggcAGCGGTTCATGAATAAAATTATCACAACCTTCTCAATAGCAAAATGTCCAAAACTCACAAATAAATGGAAACAGAGGCAGTTCCGCGAATGGTCCTCACCTTCTGAGCATTCGACCGGATACATCGAATGAAGAACGGCTCAGCTTTGCCCAGAGTCTCCATCAGTTTATTCAGAGAGGCCTGGAACACCAATCAGAATCAATGTAAATATGCACAAAACTATGTTTTACTCTTTCCACCGCTACTGACACTCAACATTAGacagagtaaatccccctctacactgtccccatcaaacactcccaggacaggtacagcacggggttagatacagagtaaatctccctctaccctgtccccatcaaacactcccaggacaggtacagcacggggttagatacagagtaaatctccctctacactgtccccatcaaacactcccaggacaggtacagcacggggttagatacagagtaaagctccctctacactgtccccatcaaacactcccaggacaggtacagcacggggttagatacagagtaaagctccctctacactgtcccccatcaaacactcccaggacaggtacagcacggggttagatacagagtaaatctccctctacactgtccccatcaaacactcccaggacaggtacagcacggggttagatacagagtaaagctccctctacactgtcccccatcaaacactcccaggacaggtacagcacggggttagatacagagtaaacctccctcgacactgtccccatcaaacactcccaggacaggtacagcacagggttagatacagagtaaagctccctctacactgtcccccatcaaacactcccaggacaggtacagcacggggttagatacagagtaaatctccctctacactgtccccatcaaacactcccaggacaggtacagcacggggttagatacagagtaaagctccctctacactgtcccccatcaaacactcccaggacaggtacagcacggggttagatacagagtaaagctccctctacactgtccccatcaaacactcccaggacaggtacagcacggggttagatacagagtaaagctccctctacactgtccccatcaaacactcccaggacaggtacagcacggggttagatacagagtaaagctccctctacactgtccccatcaaacactcccaggacaggtacagcacggggttagatacagagtaaatctccctctacactgtccccatcaaacactcccaggacaggtacagcacggggttagatacagagtaaatctccctctacactgtccccatcaaacactcccaggacaggtacagcacggggttagatacagagtaaagctccctctacactgtccccatcaaacactcccaggacaggtacagcatggggttagatacagagtaaatctccctcgacactgtccccatcaaacactcccaggacaggtacagcatggggttagatacagagtaaatctccctctacactgtccccatcaagcactcccaggacaggtacagcacggggttagatacagagtaaagctccctctacactgtccccatcaagcactcccaggacaggtgcagca comes from Mustelus asterias unplaced genomic scaffold, sMusAst1.hap1.1 HAP1_SCAFFOLD_4474, whole genome shotgun sequence and encodes:
- the LOC144491113 gene encoding unconventional myosin-IXb-like; the protein is MRSIRGCAEYGDDSHTLLKPLRGRERTHGHFLKNKGLKPKLIIPKKLIDSSSLKHIVRMTLHDRTTKSLLHLHKKKKPPSISAQFQASLNKLMETLGKAEPFFIRCIRSNAQKMELCFDDELVLQQLKYTGMLETVRIRRSGYSAKYTFKEFVDHFRVLLPRNGEPVQKLIDVLFNRLELDRNNCQIGKTKVFMKETERQKLQDVLHKEVMRKILLLQTWFRGILERRRFLKMRQAAITIQAYCRSYLVRLALQRHSAASVIQLAWRGYVQRQAYKKQIRAITLCQAASRGYLARKRAHSLREEQQRAQEEAARREREMQAQEREQDSVQSQSAADQDSKVVKEIESPQELPASTESVDLGESPAPQGNLISPQKPLPEGTERSSSYREKRENRRMRGLEHDKFQRQLVSPSPQDGPSPIPAFDQPVKTLEIVEKMAQTASAKTKGEVKGQQGNQRPLGDERAEAAASPERASGTKLVQSVEWDKQPDRNSVNNSETEKTLQQHSKNKQETFPLKRPKSLQLVTGETTLPRKAPAERAQSQNAVVQDNSGQVPGDGADGAVSSLGAIHRYNDQGKLRNKGEKWKDKRHTEFTGPATRMENPPLTNT